AACGATTTCAGCGATGTTTGAGGGTTTTAGAAGGATGATGCAATATAAAACTCTTAAAACGTCTGTGAAAGGCTTCTTTCGAGCTTTGGAGGTTACAAAAAACCGAGATCCTCAAAGTGAATCGTTCGGAACGTATCACCCTCATTTTCATGTGTTGCTATGCGTTCCTGCAAGTTACTTCAAGAAAAAAGAGTTTTACATAACGCATGAAGAATGGACAAGCCTTTGGAAAAAGGCTATGAAGTTAGATTACACACCGATTGTACATATAAAAAAGGTTAAACCAAAAGAAAAATTAGATGAACTAGAAACCTATGAAAAAGATTTGAAAAATGCTATCAAAGAACAAAATGCTATTTTAGAAGTATCGAAGTATCCAGTAAAAGATACAGATGTAATCAAGGGAAATAAGGTAACGGAGGAAAATGTTGAAACCGTTTTAGCGTTGGATAACGCCCTGGCTTATAAAAGGTTGATTGGTTACGGTGGATTACTGAAGGAAATTCATAAGGAGCTGAATTTGGGAGATGCGGAGGATG
This window of the Niallia sp. Man26 genome carries:
- a CDS encoding protein rep — protein: MYKNNNIEPPDKSTPKILEDKTKSGKERDWKGKKKRSVLTAEHFEVAGLHSKAERMKDCATQLVFKHTEETLKLYQAWFCKVRLCPMCNWRRSLKIAYHNKRVVETVNERENVCWLFLTLTVKNTDAEVLPETISAMFEGFRRMMQYKTLKTSVKGFFRALEVTKNRDPQSESFGTYHPHFHVLLCVPASYFKKKEFYITHEEWTSLWKKAMKLDYTPIVHIKKVKPKEKLDELETYEKDLKNAIKEQNAILEVSKYPVKDTDVIKGNKVTEENVETVLALDNALAYKRLIGYGGLLKEIHKELNLGDAEDGDLVNISEDDEVANGTFNVIARWHIGLKNYVIE